Within the Dialister hominis genome, the region ATAGGTCTTGGAAAGTCCGTCGAAGTCATAATCGAGGGACGGCGGGAGAGCCGGGCCACCAGGGGTGAATGTATCCTTCAGGAGGACCTTGCAGTATGTATCGCGGTCGAGGGATTCGATCAGGGCAGCACGTACGCGCGGATCTGCCAGCGGTTTACCTTCCTTCACGGAAAGACGGGCAAGAACGTCGCGGATGGAATCGATTTCAGAGGTGGTGAATTTGCTCTTATCCTTGAAGAGTGCAAGATCGCCAGGCGCAATGTTGACGGCAACGTCGACTTCGCCCTTCTGGAGAGCCATGGCGCGTGTAGACGGGTCATCGATTGTATTGACGACAGCATGCTTGTAAGGAACAGCTGCATAGTAATTCGGGTTCGCATCAAGCTCTGTCTTGGCTTTGGAGAAGCTCTTTACGACATAAGGACCAGTGGAAATCGGGCCCTGCTTGTCGAAGTCCTGCTTTCCTTCAGCAGACGTGTCGACGATGATGAAGAGCGGATCGCCCAGCATGCTTGGAAGTGTTGCAATCGGCTTCTTGGTGTAAATCGTGACAGTCTGTCCATCAGCTGTGATATGGTCGAGTGGGAACATAGCCTGGGCACGCGGCGCTTTAGCAAACGTTCTCTCGATGGATTTCTTGACAGCTTCACCGGTGACAGGATTGCCGTTGGAGAATTTGATATTCTTGATCTTGAATGTCCAGGACATCTGGTCCGGAGCGACCAGCCAGCTTTCAGCGATCCAGGGTTCCGGGCGCATTTTATCATCAAAGTGGACGAGTGCTTCGCCGACACCGTAACGCATGACCTGCCAGCCGAAATAGTTGGCCGTCGGTTCAAGGCTGTCGGCGAAGTTCGTTACGCCGACACGGAGGGTGTCTTTACTCGCGGAGGAAGAACTTCCGCCGCATCCGGAAAGACCGAAAACGAGAAGGGCGCAGGCTGCAAGGGCAGCCCCTTTCTTTGCAAATGAATTCATGATGTCTCCTTTTTGAAAATATAGTGAATAAATCTATAGAAAAGGCAATGGGAAAGAATCATGCGGCTTTTGGGAAGAAGCCGGGTGATCCGAAGGAAACGGGATGGCGGGATGCAAGTGAGGAGACCTTGCCATTCGTTTCCTGCGCCTTTTACTGCTGATCCTGATGCGGGTCAAGGACATCCCGGAGTGCATCGCCCCAGAGATTGAAGACGACGACAGAAAGGAAAATCGCAAAACCCGGGAAGAACATGAGCCATGGCGCGGTCTGCAGCTGCAGGCGGCCCTCATTCAGCATGAGGCCCCATTCCGGCTGCGGCGGCTGGCTCCCGAATCCGAGGAAGGAAAGTCCGGCCAGTTCCATCATCATGGCGCCGATATCTGCAGCGGCCGTAATGACGAGAAGGGGAAGGACATTTGGCAGAATATGATGCAAAAGGATGTGAGTGTGAGTGCCGCCGCTGACAATGGCAGCTTCTACGAATTCACTTTCCTTTAATTTCAAGACGAGCGAGCGAGAAAGCCGCGCATACTTCGTCCATGTGACGACCGTCAGAGCCAGCATCGCATTGATCAGGGACGGTCCCATGATGCCGGAAATCGCGATCGCAAGGATGATCCCCGGGAAGGAAATCATCATGTCAGCGATACGCATAATGACGATATCGACGATGCCGCCTGCATAACCGGAAATGACACCGGCTGTCGTGCCGACGACAAAAATGAGAGCGACAAGGAAGAGGACACTGGAGAGCGAACGCTTAGCACCGCAGAGGATGCGGGAGAAAACATCGCGGCCCAGCTTGTCCGTGCCGAAAATATGCGACGAAGACGGAGCCAGATTCGCATCCTTCATGGAAGCGGAAAGCGGATCATAAGGCGCAATGTGCGGCGCAAGGAATGCAATGAGAAGAATAAAAAGAATCAGGATCGACGTCACGAGGAAAACCCTGTTTTCCCGGAGTCCGCGGGCTATCATGTGCATCAGCGG harbors:
- the nikC gene encoding nickel transporter permease, translating into MHMIARGLRENRVFLVTSILILFILLIAFLAPHIAPYDPLSASMKDANLAPSSSHIFGTDKLGRDVFSRILCGAKRSLSSVLFLVALIFVVGTTAGVISGYAGGIVDIVIMRIADMMISFPGIILAIAISGIMGPSLINAMLALTVVTWTKYARLSRSLVLKLKESEFVEAAIVSGGTHTHILLHHILPNVLPLLVITAAADIGAMMMELAGLSFLGFGSQPPQPEWGLMLNEGRLQLQTAPWLMFFPGFAIFLSVVVFNLWGDALRDVLDPHQDQQ
- a CDS encoding ABC transporter substrate-binding protein; protein product: MNSFAKKGAALAACALLVFGLSGCGGSSSSASKDTLRVGVTNFADSLEPTANYFGWQVMRYGVGEALVHFDDKMRPEPWIAESWLVAPDQMSWTFKIKNIKFSNGNPVTGEAVKKSIERTFAKAPRAQAMFPLDHITADGQTVTIYTKKPIATLPSMLGDPLFIIVDTSAEGKQDFDKQGPISTGPYVVKSFSKAKTELDANPNYYAAVPYKHAVVNTIDDPSTRAMALQKGEVDVAVNIAPGDLALFKDKSKFTTSEIDSIRDVLARLSVKEGKPLADPRVRAALIESLDRDTYCKVLLKDTFTPGGPALPPSLDYDFDGLSKTYPNKYNPEHAKQLLAEAGWKDTDGDGIVDKDGKPLSLDFVYYSGRAELPLFAEATQADAKKVGIQINLKNVDYNVLDGIGTRGEYDLLISNILTEQAGDPETFLNMYWKTNVNGSNPQNGSGYSNPAYDALSDQLAGEFDPAKRRDIIIQMEKILQDTSATLVFGYPQTNMISTSAVAHADIKPCDYYWITDKITPASK